AGTATATTACCCCAAAAAACATAAAAAATAAAGAAATAATGTTACATTAATTTTTCCTGGTAGATTTTCAAAGAACATCAATCTTATAAGGTTTTTGATGCCCTATGTCAGGAGATCTGGAGTTAAGAGTTCGGAGTTCGGAGAGCACTATTTTCATGTTTTGTGGTGCCCCTCCACCATAGAACGAAATTTTAAATAGCTTTGGTTAGGTTTTCCCTGAACCGATTTTCGATAACGGCCAATACCTCTTCCGGAGAAATGGCTTTCAGACAAAGGTTGTCCCGGCAACCTTGATTAAGACAACGAGGTTCTTGACAGACCTCTTCTTTCCTGTAGAGATAGGTGCTGTCAGGAACCTGATAAGGCCCGATCCGCGAGGGGCTATCTGCACCGATCAGGGCCAGGGTCGGTATCCCCAGGGCCAGGGCCATATGCAGGAGGCCGCTGTCGTTAGCCACAAAGAGTTGACATTTTTTCATCAGGGCGGCAACCTCCAACAGGTCATATTGGCCATGGGCCAGCAAGACATCTTCTCCAAGACTTTGAGCAATGGAACGGGAAACGGGTGCCTCCTTTGGGGAGGAAAAGATGACCAATCGTGCCTGGTACCGACTTATTAATTCCTGTGCCAACGATGCGAAATATTTGGCCGGCCACCATTTGTAAGACCCCGAGCCTGTGGGATGGAAACCGATTAAAGGCCGTAAGTTTCCTTTCCATTTACTATCCAGTACCCGGTCCGCCTTCTCTTCCCAATCCGGCGCCAAATACAAATCCATCTTCTTGTTATGCGTATCCGCACCGAGAACCCTGACAAAATCCAGTCTTCTTTCTATGGCATGCCGGTTATCATCGGTGTTGGTGACTTTATCAGACAAAAATTCGGCGAACCGACTGGTGCCCGGCCCGATGATATGGGGTGACCGGGTGGCCCAGGCCAAAGGCAGCGCCTCGGGGTCGTTGCTGTGCAAAATAACCACCAGATCATAATGCCCATCCCTGAGATCTCGAATCAGTTTAAAGATGCCTTTTCTTTTCCC
The sequence above is a segment of the Deltaproteobacteria bacterium genome. Coding sequences within it:
- a CDS encoding glycosyltransferase family 9 protein is translated as MGNWFLEKSIQIFLNVQARKRPLLPLDLSAVKGIHRILLMTTTAIGDTMLSTPAIRAVKETFPDKEVHVLCHARNQCLLRENPYINHLLLYQGKRKGIFKLIRDLRDGHYDLVVILHSNDPEALPLAWATRSPHIIGPGTSRFAEFLSDKVTNTDDNRHAIERRLDFVRVLGADTHNKKMDLYLAPDWEEKADRVLDSKWKGNLRPLIGFHPTGSGSYKWWPAKYFASLAQELISRYQARLVIFSSPKEAPVSRSIAQSLGEDVLLAHGQYDLLEVAALMKKCQLFVANDSGLLHMALALGIPTLALIGADSPSRIGPYQVPDSTYLYRKEEVCQEPRCLNQGCRDNLCLKAISPEEVLAVIENRFRENLTKAI